The following proteins come from a genomic window of Neofelis nebulosa isolate mNeoNeb1 chromosome 5, mNeoNeb1.pri, whole genome shotgun sequence:
- the P2RY1 gene encoding P2Y purinoceptor 1 codes for MTEGPWPAVPNGTDATFLAGPGWPWGNSTAASTAAVAAASFACSLTKTGFQFYYLPAVYILVFIIGFLGNSVAIWMFVFHMKPWSGISVYMFNLALADFLYVLTLPALIFYYFNKTDWIFGDAMCKLQRFIFHVNLYGSILFLTCISAHRYSGVVYPLKSLGRLKKKNAVYISVLVWLIVVVGISPILFYSGTQVRKNKTITCYDTTSDEYLRSYFIYSMCTTVAMFCVPLVLILGCYGLIVRALIYNDLDNSPLRRKSIYLVIIVLTVFAVSYIPFHVMKTMNLRARLDFQTPEMCAFNDRVYATYQVTRGLASLNSCVDPILYFLAGDTFRRRLSRATRKASRRSEANLQSKSEDMTLNILSEFKQNGDTSL; via the coding sequence ATGACCGAGGGGCCGTGGCCGGCTGTCCCCAACGGGACGGACGCTACCTTCCTGGCTGGCCCGGGCTGGCCCTGGGGGAACAGCACGGCAGCCTCCACGGCTGCGGTGGCGGCAGCCTCCTTCGCCTGCTCGCTGACCAAGACGGGCTTCCAGTTCTACTACCTGCCGGCTGTCTACATCTTGGTGTTCATTATCGGCTTCCTGGGCAACAgcgtggccatctggatgttcgTCTTCCACATGAAGCCGTGGAGCGGCATCTCCGTGTACATGTTCAACTTGGCCCTGGCAGACTTCTTGTACGTTCTGACGCTGCCCGCGCTCATCTTCTACTACTTCAACAAGACAGACTGGATCTTTGGGGACGCCATGTGTAAGCTGCAGAGGTTCATCTTCCATGTGAACCTCTACGGCAGCATCTTGTTCCTAACCTGCATCAGCGCGCACCGGTACAGCGGCGTGGTGTACCCCCTCAAGTCTCTGGGCAGGCTCAAGAAGAAGAACGCGGTCTACATCAGCGTGCTGGTGTGGCTCATCGTGGTGGTGGGGATCTCGCCCATCCTCTTCTACTCGGGTACCCAGGTCcggaaaaacaaaaccatcacCTGCTACGACACCACCTCAGACGAGTACCTGCGAAGTTATTTTATCTACAGCATGTGCACGACCGTGGCCATGTTCTGTGTCCCCTTGGTGCTAATTCTGGGCTGTTACGGATTGATTGTGAGAGCTCTGATCTACAACGACCTGGACAACTCGCCGCTGAGGAGGAAATCCATTTACTTGGTGATTATTGTACTGACTGTTTTCGCTGTCTCTTACATCCCTTTCCATGTGATGAAAACAATGAATTTGCGGGCCCGGCTGGATTTTCAGACACCAGAAATGTGTGCTTTCAATGACAGGGTTTATGCCACTTACCAGGTGACACGAGGTCTAGCAAGTCTCAACAGTTGTGTGGACCCCATTCTCTATTTCTTGGCAGGAGATACTTTCAGAAGGAGACTGTCCCGGGCCACCAGGAAGGCTTCCAGAAGAAGTGAGGCCAACTTGCAATCCAAGAGTGAAGACATGACCCTCAATATTTTATCTGAGTTCAAACAGAATGGAGATACAAGCTTGTGA